One Streptomyces sp. RPA4-2 genomic window carries:
- the gyrA gene encoding DNA gyrase subunit A, with protein sequence MTDENTPSVPEEGEIALRIEPVGLETEMQRSYLDYAMSVIVSRALPDVRDGLKPVHRRVLYAMYDGGYRPEKGFYKCARVVGDVMGTYHPHGDSSIYDALVRLAQPWSMRMPLVDSNGNFGSPGNDPAAAMRYTECKLKPLSMEMVRDIDEETVDFTDNYDGRNQEPTVLPARFPNLLINGSAGIAVGMATNIPPHNLREVAAGAQWYLENPEASHEELLDALIERIKGPDFPSGALVVGRKGIEEAYRTGRGSITMRAVVDVEEIQNRQCLVVTELPYQTNPDNLAQKIADLVKDGKVGGIADVRDETSSRTGQRLVIVLKRDAVAKVVLNNLYKHTDLQSNFGANMLALVDGVPRTLSLDAFIRHWVTHQIEVIVRRTKFRLRKAEERAHILRGLLKALDAIDEVIALIRRSDTVEIAREGLMGLLEIDEIQANAILEMQLRRLAALERQKIIQEHDELQAKITEYNAILASPVRQRGIISEELAAIVEKFGDDRRSKLVPFDGDMSIEDLIAEEDIVVTITRGGYIKRTKTEDYRSQKRGGKGVRGAKLKQDDIVDHFFVSTTHHWLLFFTNKGRVYRAKAYELPDAGRDARGQHVANLLAFQPDEAIAEILAIRDYEAASYLVLATKGGLVKKTPLKDYDSPRSGGVIAINLRETEDGSDDELIGAELVSAEDDLLLISKKAQSIRFTATDDALRPMGRATSGVKGMSFREGDQLLSMNVVRPGTFVFTATDGGYAKRTAVDEYRVQGRGGLGIKAAKIVEDRGSLVGALVVEETDEILAITLSGGVIRTRVNEVRETGRDTMGVQLINLGKRDAVVGIARNAEAGREAEEVDGEGAEDETAEGTEAVGTDEGEQSSSE encoded by the coding sequence ATGACCGACGAGAACACTCCGAGCGTCCCTGAAGAGGGCGAGATCGCCCTGCGCATCGAGCCCGTCGGGCTCGAGACCGAGATGCAGCGTTCGTACCTCGACTACGCGATGTCCGTCATCGTCTCGCGCGCGCTGCCCGACGTGCGGGACGGCCTCAAGCCCGTCCACCGTCGCGTCCTGTACGCCATGTACGACGGCGGCTACCGGCCCGAGAAGGGCTTCTACAAGTGCGCCCGTGTCGTCGGTGACGTCATGGGCACCTACCACCCGCACGGCGACTCCTCGATCTACGACGCGCTGGTCCGCCTCGCGCAGCCGTGGTCGATGCGGATGCCGCTGGTGGACTCCAACGGCAACTTCGGCTCTCCTGGCAACGACCCGGCCGCCGCCATGCGGTACACCGAGTGCAAGCTGAAGCCGCTGTCCATGGAGATGGTCCGCGACATCGACGAGGAGACCGTCGATTTCACGGACAACTACGACGGCCGCAACCAGGAGCCGACGGTCCTGCCGGCCCGCTTCCCGAATCTGCTGATCAACGGCTCGGCGGGCATCGCGGTCGGTATGGCGACGAACATCCCGCCGCACAACCTGCGCGAGGTCGCGGCCGGCGCCCAGTGGTACCTGGAGAACCCCGAGGCCTCCCACGAGGAGCTTCTGGACGCCCTGATCGAGCGCATCAAGGGCCCGGATTTCCCGAGTGGCGCCCTGGTCGTGGGCCGCAAGGGCATCGAGGAGGCGTACCGCACGGGCCGTGGCTCCATCACGATGCGCGCGGTCGTCGATGTCGAGGAGATCCAGAACCGCCAGTGCCTGGTGGTCACCGAACTCCCCTACCAGACCAACCCCGACAACCTCGCCCAGAAGATCGCCGACCTGGTCAAGGACGGCAAGGTCGGCGGCATCGCCGACGTCCGCGACGAGACCAGCTCGCGTACGGGCCAGCGGCTCGTGATCGTGCTCAAGAGGGACGCGGTCGCCAAGGTCGTCCTGAACAACCTCTACAAGCACACCGATCTGCAGTCGAACTTCGGCGCCAACATGCTGGCGCTGGTCGACGGGGTCCCGCGCACGCTGTCGCTCGACGCGTTCATCCGGCACTGGGTGACGCACCAGATCGAGGTCATCGTCCGGCGGACCAAGTTCCGGCTGCGCAAGGCCGAGGAGCGCGCGCACATCCTGCGTGGCCTCCTGAAGGCCTTGGACGCCATCGACGAGGTCATCGCACTCATCCGACGCAGTGACACCGTGGAGATCGCGCGAGAGGGCCTGATGGGCCTCCTGGAGATCGACGAGATCCAGGCGAACGCCATCCTCGAGATGCAGCTGCGCCGACTGGCCGCCCTGGAGCGCCAGAAGATCATCCAGGAGCACGACGAGCTCCAGGCGAAGATCACCGAGTACAACGCGATCCTGGCTTCGCCGGTGCGTCAGCGCGGCATCATCAGCGAGGAACTCGCGGCGATCGTCGAGAAGTTCGGTGACGACCGCCGTTCCAAGCTGGTGCCGTTCGACGGCGACATGTCCATCGAGGACCTGATCGCCGAAGAGGACATCGTCGTCACCATCACGCGGGGCGGCTACATCAAGCGCACCAAGACCGAGGACTACCGGTCGCAGAAGCGGGGCGGCAAGGGCGTCCGCGGCGCGAAGCTGAAGCAGGACGACATCGTCGACCACTTCTTCGTCTCGACGACGCACCACTGGCTGCTGTTCTTCACGAACAAGGGCCGTGTCTACCGGGCGAAGGCGTACGAGCTGCCGGACGCCGGCCGGGACGCCCGCGGGCAGCACGTCGCGAACCTGCTGGCCTTCCAGCCGGACGAGGCGATCGCCGAGATCCTCGCGATCCGCGACTACGAGGCGGCGTCCTACCTGGTCCTGGCCACCAAGGGCGGCCTGGTGAAGAAGACGCCACTGAAGGATTACGATTCCCCGCGGTCGGGCGGTGTCATCGCCATCAATCTCCGGGAGACGGAGGACGGATCCGATGACGAACTGATCGGAGCCGAACTCGTCTCGGCCGAGGATGATCTGCTTCTGATCAGCAAGAAGGCCCAGTCGATCAGGTTCACCGCAACGGACGACGCGTTGCGACCGATGGGCCGTGCCACCTCGGGCGTCAAGGGCATGAGTTTCCGCGAGGGGGACCAACTGCTCTCGATGAATGTTGTTCGACCCGGTACGTTCGTGTTCACTGCCACAGACGGTGGGTACGCGAAGCGGACCGCCGTCGACGAGTACCGCGTCCAGGGTCGCGGCGGCCTCGGTATCAAGGCCGCCAAGATCGTGGAGGACCGTGGTTCTCTCGTCGGCGCGCTGGTGGTCGAGGAGACCGACGAGATCCTCGCCATCACCCTGTCCGGCGGTGTGATTCGTACGCGAGTCAACGAGGTCAGGGAGACGGGCCGTGACACCATGGGCGTCCAACTGATCAACCTGGGCAAGCGGGATGCCGTGGTCGGCATCGCACGCAACGCCGAGGCCGGCCGTGAGGCCGAGGAAGTCGACGGCGAGGGTGCCGAGGACGAGACCGCCGAAGGCACCGAGGCCGTCGGTACGGACGAGGGCGAGCAGTCCTCGTCCGAGTAG
- a CDS encoding DUF3566 domain-containing protein, producing the protein MSGATGAGSTGTDTDGGRGPATEATDSHDSHGSQGGTVTDTRGPQGQQYAAGAGPAAPGGPAAAGPATTKAAPGAPGTAPTAPAGSGTAAPAAASALPGERQPQQPSQPYHPPQAYAAQTPSGAVRRPRTGARTTPRTRKARLRVAKTDPWSVMKVSFLLSIALGICTVVAAAVLWMVMDAMGVFSTVGGTISEATGSNEANGFDLQSFLSLPNVLLFTSIIAVIDVVLATALATLGSFIYNLSAGFVGGIELTLAEDE; encoded by the coding sequence GTGAGCGGAGCCACGGGCGCCGGATCGACCGGTACGGATACGGACGGCGGCCGTGGCCCCGCCACGGAGGCGACTGACTCCCATGACTCTCATGGATCCCAGGGGGGAACTGTGACGGACACCCGAGGTCCGCAGGGCCAGCAGTACGCGGCCGGAGCGGGCCCCGCGGCTCCGGGCGGACCGGCCGCGGCCGGTCCTGCCACGACCAAGGCGGCGCCCGGCGCGCCGGGCACTGCGCCGACCGCTCCCGCGGGCTCAGGGACGGCCGCTCCGGCGGCCGCCTCCGCGCTGCCGGGGGAGCGGCAGCCGCAGCAGCCCTCGCAGCCGTATCACCCGCCGCAGGCGTACGCGGCGCAGACGCCGTCGGGCGCCGTGCGTCGGCCGCGAACCGGGGCGCGCACCACGCCGCGTACCCGCAAGGCGCGGCTGCGGGTGGCCAAGACCGACCCGTGGTCGGTGATGAAGGTCAGCTTCCTGCTCTCCATCGCGCTCGGCATCTGCACGGTCGTGGCGGCGGCGGTGCTGTGGATGGTCATGGACGCCATGGGCGTCTTCTCGACGGTCGGCGGCACGATCTCCGAGGCGACGGGGTCGAACGAGGCGAACGGTTTCGACCTGCAGTCGTTCCTCTCCCTGCCGAACGTCCTGCTGTTCACGTCGATCATCGCGGTCATCGACGTCGTGCTCGCCACGGCGCTCGCGACGCTCGGATCCTTCATCTACAACCTCTCCGCGGGCTTCGTCGGGGGCATTGAGCTGACCCTCGCCGAGGACGAATAG
- a CDS encoding VOC family protein: protein MTLEWEQVIVHSTDPVALGQWWAEALGWVVVYSSDEQFEIRPEPDRLPGLDFVRLDESKKVKSRLHLDFRPDDQDAEVARLEAHGAKRVDIGQGDQSWVVLADPEGNEFCVLGQRRQ from the coding sequence ATGACCTTGGAATGGGAACAGGTAATCGTTCACTCGACGGATCCGGTGGCCCTGGGGCAGTGGTGGGCGGAGGCTCTCGGCTGGGTCGTGGTGTATTCCTCCGACGAGCAGTTCGAGATCCGCCCGGAGCCGGATCGCCTGCCGGGGCTGGACTTCGTCCGGCTCGATGAGAGCAAGAAGGTCAAGAGCCGGCTGCATCTCGACTTCAGGCCTGATGACCAGGACGCCGAGGTGGCTCGTCTTGAGGCTCATGGCGCCAAGCGTGTCGACATCGGCCAGGGCGACCAGTCGTGGGTGGTCCTGGCGGACCCCGAAGGCAACGAGTTCTGTGTCCTCGGCCAACGGCGTCAGTGA
- a CDS encoding DUF6344 domain-containing protein, with the protein MTQNKVMKLWTVIVTAFLALCTTLGFITTTAAAAVPQTGAAHNSAAPVTVPAQAPWTASYSRALPPTMKQRIHAEAHGSSPSCRHRPRVDAEASGLTALCAPDATTDRDTSLQHGEAPLQR; encoded by the coding sequence ATGACCCAGAACAAGGTCATGAAGCTGTGGACCGTCATCGTGACCGCCTTCCTGGCGCTCTGCACGACGCTCGGATTCATCACGACCACCGCGGCCGCGGCCGTACCGCAGACCGGAGCGGCGCACAACAGCGCGGCCCCCGTGACGGTGCCGGCGCAGGCCCCGTGGACAGCGTCCTACAGTCGGGCCCTGCCCCCCACGATGAAACAACGTATCCACGCCGAGGCCCACGGATCCTCACCTAGCTGTCGGCACCGCCCGCGGGTCGATGCCGAAGCGAGCGGCCTCACCGCCCTGTGCGCCCCGGATGCCACGACCGACCGTGATACGTCCCTCCAGCACGGCGAGGCGCCACTCCAGCGCTGA
- a CDS encoding DLW-39 family protein, whose amino-acid sequence MKKLLLVALAAIGGLLVYRQIQADRAEQDLWTEATDSVPTGS is encoded by the coding sequence GTGAAGAAGCTTCTCCTGGTCGCACTGGCCGCCATCGGCGGACTCCTCGTGTACCGCCAGATCCAGGCGGATCGCGCCGAGCAGGATCTGTGGACGGAGGCGACTGACTCCGTACCCACGGGTTCGTGA
- a CDS encoding serine/threonine protein kinase, with amino-acid sequence MGEVFAGRYELVDPIGHGGVGAVWRAWDRRRRRYVAAKVLQQSDAHALLRFVREQALRIDHPHVLAPASWAADDDKVLFTMDLVAGGSLVHLVNDYGPLPPAFVCTLLDQLLAGLAAVHAEGVVHRDIKPANVLLEATGTARPRLRLSDFGIAMRLGEPRLTETNYVVGTPGYFAPEQMMGAEPDFPADLFAVGLVALYLLEGAKPDAKALIEYFAQNGTPPAPQGIPEPLWQVVATLLQPDPQARFRTATGARKALASAAELLPEPGPDDELVEVFDQVGPLPPGFGPTGPAGTAPGTTTEHTASRPGSFSGPASAQGTDPDQALLPDPSLRSGQSPAHGQGAVPDEGPAPGTSSTPGPRSALGPDPGSVSDPGSASDSGAVEAAWPETTAPGDATPRPAPDSVPPRPSTMSDTGSFLLPPPRAAAPRHHHSPRPSRSPSPNRDRNRSPNTGPHPTTHRSNSPSRNRSTPGTRLSGIPSRATRGIRPSSRPLPPPRSTCRARLPCTRSPSASGPRRCPSRSGPRIPPSWSNSTRPVPPVSTGPCPGGRPAPDHPGGWPSRSCSSRWPVSRWVSGR; translated from the coding sequence ATGGGTGAGGTCTTCGCCGGACGGTACGAGCTGGTCGACCCGATCGGCCACGGGGGAGTCGGTGCCGTATGGCGTGCCTGGGACCGGCGGCGGCGCCGGTACGTGGCCGCCAAGGTGCTCCAGCAGAGCGACGCGCACGCGCTGCTGCGCTTCGTGCGGGAGCAGGCGCTGCGGATCGATCACCCTCATGTGCTGGCGCCCGCCAGCTGGGCCGCCGACGACGACAAGGTCCTGTTCACCATGGACCTGGTCGCGGGGGGATCCCTGGTCCATCTGGTCAACGACTACGGCCCATTGCCTCCCGCCTTCGTCTGCACCCTGCTCGACCAGCTCCTCGCGGGGCTCGCCGCGGTGCACGCCGAGGGGGTCGTGCACCGTGACATCAAACCCGCCAACGTGCTGCTCGAAGCGACGGGGACGGCCCGGCCGCGGCTGCGGCTGTCCGACTTCGGCATCGCGATGCGGCTGGGCGAACCACGGCTGACCGAGACCAACTACGTGGTGGGAACGCCCGGTTACTTCGCGCCCGAGCAGATGATGGGCGCCGAGCCGGACTTCCCCGCCGATCTGTTCGCCGTGGGTCTGGTCGCCCTGTACCTGCTCGAGGGGGCCAAACCGGACGCCAAGGCGCTGATCGAGTACTTCGCGCAGAACGGCACACCGCCCGCCCCGCAGGGCATACCCGAGCCGCTGTGGCAGGTCGTGGCCACGCTGCTGCAGCCGGACCCCCAGGCGCGGTTCCGCACGGCGACGGGGGCGCGCAAGGCGCTGGCCTCGGCCGCCGAGCTGCTGCCCGAACCCGGCCCCGACGACGAGTTGGTCGAGGTCTTCGACCAAGTCGGCCCGCTTCCCCCGGGGTTCGGCCCCACCGGACCGGCCGGGACGGCACCCGGGACCACCACCGAGCACACGGCTTCCCGGCCCGGGTCCTTCTCCGGCCCGGCTTCCGCCCAGGGGACGGATCCCGACCAGGCTCTCCTTCCCGATCCGAGTCTCCGCTCCGGCCAGAGCCCCGCTCACGGCCAAGGCGCCGTTCCTGACGAGGGCCCGGCGCCCGGAACTAGTTCCACCCCCGGCCCTCGTTCCGCCCTCGGCCCCGATCCCGGCTCAGTCTCCGATCCCGGCTCCGCCTCGGATTCGGGTGCCGTCGAAGCCGCGTGGCCCGAGACGACCGCCCCCGGTGACGCGACACCGCGCCCCGCGCCGGACTCCGTACCCCCGAGGCCGTCCACGATGTCGGACACCGGGAGCTTCCTCCTGCCGCCGCCCCGGGCGGCCGCCCCCAGGCACCACCACAGTCCCCGTCCCAGTCGCAGTCCCAGCCCGAACCGCGACCGCAACCGCAGCCCCAACACCGGCCCCCATCCCACGACTCACCGCAGCAACAGCCCCAGCCGCAACCGCAGCACGCCTGGCACGAGACTCAGCGGCATCCCGTCCCGGGCCACCCGTGGCATCCGCCCGAGCAGCCGCCCACTCCCCCCACCGCGGTCAACGTGCCGAGCACGACTCCCGTGCACGCGCAGCCCTTCGGCCTCCGGTCCGCGCCGGTGCCCGTCCCGCAGCGGCCCGCGGATCCCACCGTCGTGGTCCAACAGCACGCGCCCGGTTCCGCCGGTTTCCACCGGGCCGTGTCCCGGCGGGCGGCCCGCCCCGGACCACCCCGGCGGGTGGCCGTCCCGCTCCTGCTCCTCGCGCTGGCCTGTTTCGCGGTGGGTTTCTGGGCGCTGA
- a CDS encoding DNA-binding protein, with translation MDAAQQEATARAQELQRNWYGEPLGTLFRRLIDDLGLNQARLAGVLGLSAPMLSQLMSGQRAKIGNPAVVQRVQLLQDLAGQVADGSVSAAEATERMDEIKKSQGGSVLNNTTQSTSSSGAPTVKRVVREIQSLLRSVAAAGDIIEAAGTLAPTHPELAEFLRVYGAGRTSDAVAHYQSHQN, from the coding sequence ATGGACGCCGCACAGCAAGAAGCAACCGCAAGAGCCCAGGAGCTGCAGCGGAACTGGTACGGGGAGCCGCTGGGGACGCTCTTCCGTAGGCTCATAGACGATCTGGGCCTCAACCAGGCGCGTCTTGCCGGAGTACTGGGCCTGTCCGCGCCCATGCTGTCGCAGCTGATGAGCGGCCAGCGTGCCAAGATCGGCAACCCCGCGGTGGTGCAGCGAGTCCAGCTGCTGCAGGATCTGGCGGGGCAGGTGGCGGACGGCAGCGTCAGCGCCGCCGAGGCGACCGAGCGCATGGACGAGATCAAGAAGTCGCAGGGGGGCTCCGTGCTCAACAACACCACGCAGTCGACGAGCAGTTCCGGTGCGCCCACGGTCAAGCGGGTGGTCCGCGAGATCCAGTCGCTGCTGCGCTCCGTGGCGGCCGCCGGGGACATCATCGAGGCCGCCGGCACCCTCGCTCCGACCCATCCGGAACTGGCGGAGTTCCTCCGGGTGTACGGCGCCGGCCGCACGTCCGACGCCGTCGCCCACTACCAGTCGCACCAGAACTGA
- a CDS encoding DUF5324 family protein, whose amino-acid sequence MTRIDSVRAATGSAKDSVLHAAEVVAPYADTAKDRASHYATEARVRLAPKMSLAAEQARVQYDAHLAPRLEQARTHVPPKVDHAAHTAAVRTRLAALQAADYTKPRIEQAVAAAGPVREEAAARGAAALAALRGQVSPKEIEKLVRKHRRRAKAGRAVKGLAVLGLLAGGAYAAWKWWDKQANPDWLVEPPAATEVPEPGRLTSVDGSGRPDLDPEVQAKQAEEEAAKRDDRH is encoded by the coding sequence GTGACCCGCATTGACAGCGTGCGCGCCGCGACCGGCTCGGCGAAGGACAGCGTGCTGCACGCCGCGGAAGTGGTGGCGCCTTACGCCGACACGGCCAAGGACCGGGCCTCGCACTACGCGACCGAGGCACGCGTACGGCTCGCGCCCAAGATGTCGCTGGCCGCAGAGCAGGCCCGCGTGCAGTACGACGCCCATCTCGCACCGCGTCTCGAGCAGGCGCGTACCCATGTGCCGCCGAAGGTCGACCACGCCGCCCACACGGCCGCCGTCCGTACCCGCCTGGCGGCGCTCCAGGCCGCCGATTACACCAAGCCGAGAATCGAGCAGGCCGTGGCAGCGGCCGGGCCGGTACGGGAGGAGGCCGCGGCGCGGGGTGCGGCGGCGCTGGCCGCTCTGCGCGGACAGGTCTCCCCCAAGGAGATCGAGAAGCTGGTCCGCAAGCACCGGCGGCGGGCGAAGGCCGGCCGTGCCGTCAAGGGACTGGCCGTCCTGGGTCTGCTGGCAGGTGGCGCCTACGCCGCCTGGAAGTGGTGGGACAAGCAGGCCAACCCCGACTGGCTGGTCGAGCCTCCCGCCGCTACGGAGGTACCCGAGCCCGGCCGCCTGACATCGGTCGACGGCAGCGGCCGGCCCGACCTCGACCCAGAGGTCCAGGCCAAGCAGGCCGAGGAGGAAGCGGCGAAGCGCGACGATCGCCACTGA
- a CDS encoding peptidylprolyl isomerase, which yields MAEQLYATLKTNQGDIEVRLLPNHAPKTVRNFVELATGEREWVNPETGAKSTDKLYDGTVFHRVISGFMIQGGDPLGNGTGGPGYQFEDEFHPDLAFDKPYLLAMANAGPGTNGSQFFITVSPTAWLTRKHTIFGEVVSPASQKVVDAIVGTQTNPRTDRPVNDVVIESVVVETREG from the coding sequence GTGGCCGAGCAGCTTTACGCCACCCTGAAGACCAACCAAGGCGACATCGAAGTCCGGCTCCTGCCGAACCACGCGCCCAAGACGGTCCGGAACTTCGTCGAGCTCGCCACGGGTGAGCGGGAGTGGGTCAACCCGGAGACGGGTGCGAAGTCCACGGACAAGCTCTACGACGGCACGGTCTTCCACCGGGTGATCAGCGGATTCATGATCCAGGGCGGTGACCCGCTCGGCAACGGCACCGGTGGCCCGGGCTACCAGTTCGAGGACGAGTTCCACCCCGACCTCGCCTTCGACAAGCCGTATCTGCTGGCCATGGCCAACGCGGGCCCGGGTACCAACGGCTCGCAGTTCTTCATCACCGTCTCCCCGACGGCGTGGCTGACCCGCAAGCACACCATCTTCGGCGAGGTCGTCAGCCCGGCGAGCCAGAAGGTCGTGGATGCCATCGTGGGCACCCAGACCAACCCGCGCACCGACCGTCCGGTCAACGACGTCGTCATCGAGTCGGTCGTCGTCGAGACCCGCGAGGGCTGA
- a CDS encoding rhomboid family intramembrane serine protease produces the protein MDQAPGSPQGPKDQGSQDAQGLPTCYRHPDRETGVRCSRCERPICPACMVSASVGFQCPECVRGGSGTGHSPAASQPRTLAGGTVAADPRLLTKILMGINVALFLVQQAVGDRFTDSFDLIGRAYVPVLGSVEGIAEGQWYRLLTSMFLHASYIHILFNMLSLWWIGGPLEAALGRARYLALYFVSGLAGSALTYLLAAPNQPSLGASGAIFGLFGATGVLMRRLNYDMRPLIGLLVVNLIFTFTPAFGISWQAHIGGLVGGVVVGYAMVHAPRGRRALVQYGVCAVVLVAVVVATLVRTAQLT, from the coding sequence ATGGACCAGGCGCCAGGCAGCCCACAGGGCCCGAAGGACCAGGGATCGCAGGATGCCCAGGGCCTGCCCACCTGCTACCGGCACCCGGACCGCGAGACCGGTGTGCGCTGCAGCCGCTGCGAACGCCCGATCTGCCCCGCGTGCATGGTCAGCGCGTCCGTGGGCTTCCAGTGCCCCGAATGCGTCCGGGGCGGCTCCGGTACGGGACATTCGCCGGCGGCCTCCCAGCCCCGCACGCTGGCGGGCGGCACCGTCGCCGCGGACCCCCGGCTCCTCACCAAGATCCTGATGGGGATCAACGTCGCCCTCTTCCTGGTGCAGCAGGCCGTGGGCGACCGCTTCACGGACAGCTTCGACCTCATCGGCCGGGCGTACGTCCCGGTTCTCGGCTCGGTCGAGGGCATCGCGGAAGGCCAGTGGTACCGGCTGCTGACGTCGATGTTCCTGCACGCCAGCTATATCCACATCCTGTTCAACATGCTCAGCCTGTGGTGGATCGGCGGCCCCCTGGAAGCCGCCCTCGGCCGGGCCCGCTACCTCGCGCTGTACTTCGTCTCGGGGCTCGCCGGCAGCGCGCTCACCTACCTGCTCGCCGCCCCGAACCAGCCGTCGCTCGGCGCCTCCGGCGCGATCTTCGGCCTCTTCGGCGCGACCGGGGTCCTCATGCGCCGGCTCAACTACGACATGCGCCCGCTGATCGGCCTGCTGGTGGTCAACCTGATCTTCACCTTCACCCCCGCGTTCGGCATCTCCTGGCAGGCCCACATCGGCGGCCTCGTGGGCGGTGTCGTCGTCGGCTACGCGATGGTCCACGCGCCGCGCGGGCGGCGGGCCCTGGTCCAGTACGGGGTGTGCGCGGTGGTGCTGGTCGCGGTGGTGGTCGCGACGCTGGTCAGGACGGCTCAGCTCACCTGA
- the crgA gene encoding cell division protein CrgA, with translation MPKSRIRKKADYTPPPAKQTTNIKLTNRGWVAPVMLAMFLIGLAWIVVFYVTDGSLPVDALDNWNIVVGFGFIAAGFGVSTQWK, from the coding sequence GTGCCGAAGTCACGTATCCGCAAGAAGGCCGACTACACGCCACCCCCGGCGAAGCAGACGACCAACATCAAGCTCACCAACCGCGGCTGGGTCGCACCGGTCATGCTGGCCATGTTCCTCATCGGCCTCGCCTGGATCGTCGTCTTCTACGTGACCGACGGCTCACTGCCGGTCGACGCGCTGGACAACTGGAACATCGTGGTCGGTTTCGGCTTCATCGCGGCGGGATTCGGCGTCTCCACACAGTGGAAGTAG
- a CDS encoding DUF881 domain-containing protein → MSNSADSPGTGSSPADTRRFRPVRVLTVAVFALAGLIFFTSFNTAKGTNIRTDASLLKLSDLIQERSHKNASLDDSNGALRDQVDSLAGRENGGSKAETAKVAALEKKAGTQPLKGKAVTVTLNDAPPNATAKLPGYPAPQPDYLVIHQQDLQAVVNALWLGGAQGIKVMDQRLISTSAVRCVGNTLILQGRVYSPPYKITAVGDPQKLQKALADSPAIQNYMVYVNVYGLGWKVEENGTVTLPGYSGTVDLHYAKPVE, encoded by the coding sequence TTGAGCAATTCTGCCGACTCTCCAGGGACGGGTTCCAGTCCTGCCGATACGCGCCGTTTCCGGCCCGTTCGCGTGCTCACCGTGGCCGTCTTCGCCCTCGCCGGACTTATTTTCTTCACCAGCTTCAACACGGCCAAAGGCACCAATATCCGCACCGACGCGTCCCTGCTGAAGCTCTCCGACCTGATTCAGGAGCGCAGCCACAAGAACGCGTCGCTCGACGATTCCAACGGCGCGCTGCGGGACCAGGTCGACTCCCTCGCCGGCCGGGAGAACGGCGGCAGCAAGGCCGAGACCGCCAAGGTCGCCGCGCTGGAGAAGAAGGCGGGCACCCAGCCGCTCAAGGGCAAGGCCGTCACGGTCACCCTCAACGACGCCCCGCCGAACGCCACGGCCAAGCTGCCCGGATACCCCGCGCCGCAGCCCGACTATCTGGTGATCCACCAGCAGGACCTGCAGGCCGTGGTGAACGCCCTGTGGCTGGGCGGCGCCCAGGGCATCAAGGTGATGGACCAGCGGCTGATCTCCACGAGCGCCGTGCGCTGCGTCGGCAACACGCTGATTCTCCAGGGACGCGTCTACTCGCCCCCGTACAAGATCACCGCGGTCGGTGACCCGCAGAAGCTCCAGAAGGCGCTGGCGGACTCCCCGGCGATCCAGAACTACATGGTGTACGTCAACGTCTACGGGCTCGGCTGGAAAGTCGAGGAGAACGGGACGGTGACTCTTCCCGGCTACTCGGGCACAGTGGATCTCCACTACGCGAAGCCTGTGGAGTAG
- a CDS encoding class E sortase — protein sequence MRVVVRTLSELCITVGTLIVLFVVYVLFWTGVKADSEMGHQIDQLQRQWSKGALARQPGTPTAAPATGSPKAPPSYTYGKPFAVMYIPRLGFTWNKPVLEGTGTSVLKKGLGHYRGTAQLGQTGNFAVAGHRRTYGDPFKDFPKLRHGDAVVLTDGTTWFTYRIDKGPYKTVPADVEVIDPVPRKSGYTAPGRYLTLTTCEPEWGHSHRLIVWAHLDSTQPVEAGKPGALRR from the coding sequence GTGCGAGTGGTCGTCAGGACGTTGAGCGAACTCTGCATCACCGTCGGCACGCTGATCGTGCTCTTCGTGGTCTACGTGCTGTTCTGGACGGGCGTGAAGGCCGACAGCGAGATGGGCCACCAGATCGACCAGCTCCAGCGGCAGTGGTCGAAGGGGGCACTCGCGCGGCAGCCGGGGACGCCCACCGCCGCCCCGGCAACCGGGAGCCCGAAGGCGCCGCCCTCCTACACGTACGGCAAGCCCTTCGCGGTGATGTACATCCCGCGTCTTGGTTTCACGTGGAACAAGCCCGTGCTCGAAGGCACCGGAACGAGTGTCCTGAAGAAGGGCCTCGGCCACTACCGGGGGACGGCCCAGCTGGGCCAGACGGGGAACTTCGCCGTCGCGGGACACCGCCGGACCTACGGCGACCCGTTCAAGGACTTTCCCAAGCTGCGACACGGCGACGCGGTGGTGCTGACCGACGGGACTACCTGGTTCACGTATCGGATCGACAAAGGCCCCTACAAAACCGTGCCCGCGGACGTTGAGGTGATCGACCCTGTGCCACGTAAGTCCGGGTATACGGCTCCGGGCCGCTACCTCACGCTGACCACCTGCGAACCGGAGTGGGGGCACAGCCACCGGCTGATCGTCTGGGCACACCTGGATTCCACACAGCCTGTGGAGGCTGGGAAACCGGGGGCGCTCCGCCGTTAG